In Lycium ferocissimum isolate CSIRO_LF1 chromosome 11, AGI_CSIRO_Lferr_CH_V1, whole genome shotgun sequence, a single genomic region encodes these proteins:
- the LOC132036453 gene encoding putative pentatricopeptide repeat-containing protein At5g09950, with amino-acid sequence MFMTAMIQTRNKLLHQNPNPTLFFSTFASSILHSFPNNHSTRTKNISFHQTQEPVIQSKDSTNLLNNNTNQDKCEFLVQKYRFSNSENDAQRLHLDIIKHGVDQDLYLCNTLINLYVKNADLISAHEVFDEMPEQNLVTWACLITGYSQNGMPDEACRVFQEMVSSGFIPNHYACGSALRSCQGLGVFGLRLGMQIHGLLLKTGHASNEVVSNVLISMYGSCAGNGDSAWHVFEEIENKNSVSCNSVISVYSQRGAVSAFELFSYLQKEDLGFTFKPTEFTFGSLITAAANHVNCGLLLLEQLLGNIEKSGLLEDLYVGSALLSGFGRFGSLDTAMKVFKQMGARNAVSLNGLMVGLVRLGQGEEAAKIFMEMRDLVKINSDSFVVLFSAFPEFSSLEEGEIRGRELHAYVLRTGLCNSKAAIGNALINMYSKFGEIQIAHSVFQVMVDKESVSWNSMISALDQSDCFENALSTFQTMRRTGLMASNYSLISALSSCGSLNWIGLGKQLHSEGIKLGLDFDVSVSNALLALYADTGCVAECKILFTLMPEHDIVSWNTIIGALGDSETSISDAIEYFIQMMCSGWSPNNVTFINILSAISPLSLIGLVRQIHALVLKYNAMHANSIENTFLACYGKCGEMDDCENIFSGMSDRKDDVSWNLMISGYLHNEVLPKAMDLVWLMLQKGQKLDGFTFASVLSACASIATLEHGMEVHACAIRACLESDVVVGSALVDMYAKCGRIDYASRFFDLMPVRNIYSWNSMISGYARHGHGHKALELFTKMNLEGQTPDHVTFVGVLSACSHVGFVEQGMDYFDSMSKHYGLTPRIEHFSCMVDILGRAGKMNKLEDFINKMPLKPNALILRTVLGACGRASSRKTDLGRKAAHMLIELEPHNAVNYVLLANMYASGGKWEDVAEARRAMREATVRKEAGCSWVSMRDGVHVFVAGDQSHPDKHAIYEKLKELHKRIRDAGYVPQIKYALYDLELENKEELLSYHSERLAVAFVLTRKSDMPIRIMKNLRVCGDCHSAFKYISQVVGRQIVLRDSNRFHHFADGKCSCNDYW; translated from the exons ATGTTTATGACAGCAATGATACAAACCCGAAACAAACTACTCCATCAAAATCCAAACCCCACTCTTTTTTTCAGCACATTTGcatcttccattcttcactcTTTTCCAAATAATCACTCTACTAGAACAAAAAACATATCTTTTCATCAAACCCAAGAACCAGTAATTCAATCAAAAGACTCCACTAATCTCTTAAATAACAATAcaaatcaagacaagtgtgaGTTTTTAGTGCAAAAATACCGGTTTTCAAATTCTGAAAACGATGCTCAAAGACTTCATTTGGATATTATAAAACATGGGGTTGATCAAGATTTGTATTTGTGTAACACCCTTATTAATCTATATGTTAAAAATGCTGATTTGATATCTGCTCATGAGGTGTTCGATGAAATGCCTGAACAAAATTTAGTCACTTGGGCGTGTTTGATTACGGGTTATTCTCAAAATGGGATGCCTGATGAGGCATGTCGAGTTTTTCAAGAAATGGTTTCGTCGGGTTTTATTCCTAACCATTATGCTTGTGGTAGTGCTTTGAGGTCTTGTCAGGGTTTAGGTGTTTTTGGGTTGAGGTTAGGGATGCAAATTCATGGTTTGCTTTTGAAAACAGGACATGCTTCTAATGAAGTTGTGTCCAATGTCTTGATCTCGATGTACGGAAGTTGTGCAG GTAATGGTGATTCTGCTTGGCATGTTTTTGAAGAGATAGAGAATAAGAATTCAGTATCTTGCAATTCTGTTATTTCGGTTTACTCTCAGCGAGGCGCGGTTTCTGCATTTGAGCTCTTCTCTTATCTGCAAAAAGAGGATTTGGGGTTTACTTTTAAACCAACTGAGTTCACTTTTGGCAGCTTAATTACTGCTGCTGCTAATCATGTTAATTGTGGTTTGCTTTTACTGGAGCAGCTTTTGGGAAATATTGAAAAGTCTGGACTTTTAGAAGACTTGTATGTAGGCAGTGCTTTGCTTAGTGGTTTTGGAAGGTTTGGGTCCCTCGATACAGCAATGAAGGTTTTTAAGCAGATGGGTGCAAGGAATGCAGTGTCCTTGAACGGGCTCATGGTCGGATTGGTGAGACTTGGTCAGGGAGAAGAAGCAGCTAAGATTTTCATGGAGATGAGAGACTTGGTTAAGATAAATTCTGATTCGTTTGTGGTTCTTTTCAGTGCATTTCCTGAATTCTCTTCGTTGGAAGAAGGGGAAATAAGGGGCAGAGAGCTTCATGCGTATGTTCTCCGAACGGGTTTGTGCAACTCTAAGGCTGCTATTGGAAATGCTCTGATTAATATGTATTCTAAATTTGGTGAAATCCAAATTGCCCATTCTGTTTTCCAGGTCATGGTTGATAAGGAGTCGGTATCATGGAACTCTATGATCTCTGCTCTAGATCAAAGTGATTGTTTTGAAAATGCACTATCGACCTTCCAAACTATGAGGAGGACTGGTTTGATGGCTTCAAATTACTCATTGATAAGTGCTTTGAGTTCTTGCGGAAGCCTGAATTGGATAGGATTGGGGAAGCAACTGCACAGTGAAGGGATAAAATTAGGACTTGATTTTGATGTTTCAGTGTCTAATGCTCTTCTTGCTTTATATGCTGATACTGGATGTGTGGCTGAATGCAAGATATTGTTTACCTTGATGCCAGAACATGATATAGTTTCATGGAATACCATTATCGGCGCATTAGGTGATTCTGAGACATCTATTTCTGATGCTATAGAGTACTTCATACAGATGATGTGTTCTGGATGGAGTCCTAACAATGTGACATTTATAAACATCCTTTCAGCAATATCACCTCTTTCTCTTATTGGTCTTGTTCGTCAAATCCATGCTCTGGTGCTAaaatataatgcaatgcatgcTAATTCTATTGAAAACACATTTCTTGCTTGCTATGGTAAGTGTGGGGAAATGGATGACTGTGAGAACATATTTTCTGGGATGTCTGACAGGAAGGATGATGTGAGTTGGAATTTAATGATTTCTGGGTATTTACACAATGAGGTCTTACCAAAAGCCATGGATTTAGTTTGGCTTATGCTGCAAAAGGGTCAGAAATTAGATGGCTTCACATTTGCCTCTGTTCTTAGTGCATGTGCCTCAATCGCAACATTGGAGCATGGCATGGAAGTTCATGCTTGTGCgattagagcctgtttggaatcTGACGTTGTTGTTGGGAGTGCTCTTGTTGATATGTATGCCAAATGTGGAAGAATAGATTATGCTTCAAGGTTTTTTGATTTAATGCCTGTACGGAATATATATTCATGGAACTCAATGATATCTGGTTATGCACGGCATGGACATGGACATAAAGCACTAGAGCTTTTTACAAAAATGAATCTGGAAGGTCAAACACCCGACCATGTCACATTCGTTGGTGTCTTATCAGCTTGTAGCCATGTAGGATTTGTCGAGCAAGGCATGGACTACTTTGATTCCATGAGCAAACACTATGGCCTGACACCTCGGATTGAGCATTTCTCATGCATGGTTGATATCCTGGGTCGGGCCGGGAAGATGAATAAGTTGGAGGACTTCATCAATAAAATGCCATTAAAGCCCAATGCACTCATCTTGAGGACTGTGCTTGGAGCCTGTGGTCGAGCAAGCAGTCGTAAAACAGATCTAGGTAGGAAAGCTGCCCACATGCTCATAGAGTTGGAACCTCATAATGCTGTGAATTATGTGCTTCTCGCAAATATGTATGCTTCAGGAGGGAAGTGGGAGGATGTAGCAGAGGCTCGGCGTGCAATGCGAGAAGCAACGGTAAGGAAAGAAGCTGGATGCAGCTGGGTTAGCATGAGAGATGGTGTTCATGTTTTTGTTGCTGGTGATCAATCACATCCAGATAAACATGCAATTTATGAAAAACTTAAGGAATTGCACAAGAGGATTAGGGACGCAGGGTATGTACCACAGATCAAATATGCCTTGTATGATCTTGAACTGGAGAATAAGGAAGAACTCCTTAGCTATCATAGTGAAAGACTTGCAGTTGCCTTTGTTCTTACACGGAAATCAGATATGCCGATAAGAATAATGAAAAACCTTCGAGTTTGTGGGGACTGTCACTCTGCCTTCAAATACATATCACAAGTTGTTGGTAGACAAATAGTATTACGAGACTCCAACAGATTTCATCATTTTGCTGATGGTAAATGTTCATGTAACGATTACTGGTGA